A genomic window from Quercus lobata isolate SW786 chromosome 10, ValleyOak3.0 Primary Assembly, whole genome shotgun sequence includes:
- the LOC115965383 gene encoding germin-like protein subfamily 1 member 14 translates to MRKAYLLTVALFALAFSLASASDPAPLQDFCVALKDYSDKSAVFVNGKFCKDPKLVTADDFYFSGLNIPGNTYNKVGSNVTNVNVDTFPGLNTLGISLARIDFAPYGQNPPHTHPRGTEILVVLEGTLFVGFVTSNTDNRLFTKTLNKGDVFVFPVGLIHFQVNVGKTNAIAISGLSSQNAGAITIANAVFGSNPPINPDVLTKAFQLDKKVVKYLQKEF, encoded by the exons ATGAGGAAAGCTTACCTTCTAACTGTTGCCCTCTTCGCCTTGGCATTCTCTCTTGCCTCTGCCTCTGACCCCGCTCCCCTGCAGGACTTCTGTGTTGCACTTAAGGACTACTCCGACAAGTCAGCTG TATTTGTTAATGGAAAGTTCTGCAAGGATCCAAAGCTTGTCACAGCTGATGATTTCTACTTTAGTGGATTGAACATTCCTGGGAACACATATAATAAAGTTGGGTCAAACGTCACTAATGTGAACGTGGACACATTTCCAGGCCTCAATACTCTTGGCATATCCCTTGCTCGAATCGACTTTGCACCATATGGACAAAATCCTCCCCACACTCACCCTCGCGGCACTGAAATCCTAGTAGTCTTGGAGGGTACTCTCTTCGTTGGTTTTGTAACATCCAACACTGATAATCGCCTCTTCACCAAAACCCTAAACAAAGGGGATGTCTTTGTCTTTCCCGTTGGTCTCATTCACTTTCAAGTCAATGTGGGAAAGACCAATGCAATTGCCATTTCTGGTTTAAGCAGCCAAAATGCAGGCGCAATCACAATAGCAAATGCTGTTTTTGGATCCAATCCTCCCATTAATCCTGACGTTTTGACCAAAGCCTTCCAACTCGACAAGAAAGTGGTTAAATATCTTCAGAAAGAAttctaa